Proteins co-encoded in one Chionomys nivalis chromosome 6, mChiNiv1.1, whole genome shotgun sequence genomic window:
- the LOC130875417 gene encoding elongin-B-like — MDVFLMIRCHKTIFTESSTVFELKRIVEGILKRPPDEQRLYKDDQLLDDGKTLGESGFTSQTARPQAPATVGLAFRADDAFEALRIEPFSSPPELPDVMKPQDSGGSANEQAVQ, encoded by the coding sequence ATGGACGTGTTTCTCATGATCCGGTGCCACAAGACCATCTTCACGGAGTCGAGTACGGTGTTCGAGCTGAAGCGCATCGTTGAGGGCATCCTCAAGCGGCCGCCGGATGAGCAGCGGCTGTACAAGGATGACCAGCTCCTTGATGATGGAAAAACTCTGGGCGAGAGTGGCTTCACTAGCCAGACAGCACGGCCACAGGCCCCAGCCACAGTGGGCCTGGCCTTTCGAGCAGATGATGCCTTTGAAGCACTGCGCATTGAGCCCTTCTCCAGCCCGCCAGAGCTTCCAGATGTGATGAAGCCACAGGATTCTGGAGGCAGTGCCAATGAACAAGCTGTGCAGTGA